From the Alloalcanivorax dieselolei B5 genome, one window contains:
- a CDS encoding thymidylate synthase translates to MKQYLDLLREVREQGVQKGDRTGTGTLSLFGYQMRFDLRDGFPLLTTKKVHLKSIIHELLWFLAGDTNIGYLKDNGVSIWDEWATEEGDLGPVYGAQWRSWATPDGRVIDQISEVLEEIRRNPDSRRLIVSAWNPAVLPDPARAPDQNAAQGRQALPPCHCLFQFYVSDGRLSCQLYQRSADVFLGVPFNIASYALLTLMMAQVCDLQPGVFVHTLGDAHLYSNHLEQAETQLAREPRALPTMQLNPRVRDLFAFRYEDFTLEGYDPHPLIKAPIAV, encoded by the coding sequence ATGAAGCAATATCTCGATCTGCTGCGCGAGGTGCGCGAGCAGGGCGTGCAGAAAGGGGATCGTACCGGCACCGGTACTTTGTCTCTGTTCGGTTACCAGATGCGCTTCGATCTGCGCGACGGTTTCCCGTTACTGACCACCAAGAAGGTGCATCTCAAGTCCATCATCCATGAGCTGCTGTGGTTCCTGGCCGGTGATACCAATATCGGCTATTTAAAGGACAACGGGGTGTCGATCTGGGATGAGTGGGCCACCGAAGAGGGTGACCTGGGGCCGGTGTACGGGGCGCAGTGGCGTTCCTGGGCGACGCCGGACGGCCGTGTCATCGACCAGATCAGTGAGGTGCTGGAAGAGATCCGCCGCAATCCGGACTCCCGGCGGCTGATAGTGAGCGCCTGGAATCCGGCGGTGTTGCCGGACCCGGCGAGGGCGCCGGATCAGAACGCGGCGCAAGGCCGGCAGGCGTTGCCGCCCTGCCATTGCCTGTTCCAGTTTTACGTGTCCGACGGCCGGCTCAGCTGCCAGCTTTATCAGCGCAGCGCAGACGTGTTCCTGGGCGTGCCCTTCAACATCGCCTCCTATGCGCTGCTGACCCTGATGATGGCCCAGGTCTGTGATCTGCAGCCGGGGGTGTTCGTGCACACCCTGGGCGATGCCCATCTCTACAGCAATCACCTGGAACAGGCGGAGACGCAACTGGCGCGGGAGCCCCGTGCTCTGCCCACCATGCAGCTCAATCCGCGGGTGCGGGATCTGTTCGCCTTCCGCTATGAGGATTTCACCCTGGAAGGCTATGATCCTCACCCCCTGATCAAGGCGCCGATCGCGGTATGA